The following are encoded together in the Triticum dicoccoides isolate Atlit2015 ecotype Zavitan chromosome 6B, WEW_v2.0, whole genome shotgun sequence genome:
- the LOC119321109 gene encoding uncharacterized protein LOC119321109 encodes MEQDEPETTSPDYLVSFLKGASERASGAPPPRGSERALLCRRLLRRRGGPKQNLDHTHLSRFVSLSTPQICSLPCLIQIGRCAAPVPASSPVGGHACITPASLPTHGHASLPKASFPASRYTPPQYPSPLEASSTSPTDDLAPVPILLPYVWHRPTSCRPFTRLLFHAWWPRPSPQVKGVRVSLCLMFQPLSLLKTGGVCATHSGDYEIGAVSSSLVCSYLKPREP; translated from the exons AAACCACCTCCCCCGACTACCTTGTTTCTTTCCTGAAgggggcgagcgagcgagcgagcggcgCTCCACCGCCGCGAGGGAGCGAGAGAGCTCTGCTCTGCCGCCGGTTGCTGCGCCGCCGTGGAGGCCCCAAACAAAACCTGGACCACACCCACCTCTCCCGCTTtgtctctctctcaaccccacAAATTTGTTCCCTCCCGTGCCTGATCCAGATCGGGCGATGCGCCGCTCCTGTCCCAGCCTCCTCCCCCGTCGGCGGCCATGCGTGTATCACCCCAGCCTCCTTGCCCACCCACGGTCATGCGTCCCTCCCTAAAGCCTCCTTCCCCGCTAGCCGTTACACGCCGCCCCAGTATCCTTCCCCATTGGAGGCCTCGAGCACCTCCCCCACTGACGACCTCGCGCCCGTCCCCATCCTCCTTCCTTACGTGTGGCACCGCCCCACCTCCTGTCGGCCATTCACCAGGCTCCTATTTCACGCGTGGTGGCCGCGCCCCTCTCCCCAG GTCAAGGGTGTGCGCGTGAGCTTGTGTTTGATGTTTCAGCCGCTGTCTCTCCTCAAAACTGGTGGTGTGTGCGCTACTCATAGTGGTGATTACGAGATTGGGGCAGTTAGCTCGTCCCTCGTGTG CAGTTATCTGAAGCCGAGAGAACCCTGA